A region of the Candidatus Hydrogenedentota bacterium genome:
ACCGCCAGTTTTCGTCTTCCGCGGCGGCGGAAACGGCTGCAAGAACGACGCTCAACACGATCAACTCACGCATGGCTGCACGGTCCTCCCTCGGGTATGCGTTACGACCTCCCCAGACCGCGCAGACAAGTATCGTAGAGATTGAGCGAACCAAGCGCAACTTGAAATCTCGCGGGCATAGCCGCAGATTTGTGGTTGCAGGTTGGCGGTTTCAGACGGATACGAACCTTGAACGAGACCCTTCAAAGAGGAACAACGACGTGGTAAAGCAGCCGTTTCATCGATATGCCCCGCTCACCCTCCTAGTGCTTTCCTTGGCGGCAGGCTGCGCTTCGCTGGCGCAACACCGCGAACGCACCGCCATCGGTCAGGTCATGCAGGAATGGAAGGCCGCCTTTCTGGCAAACGACTCCGAAGGCCTGTTGAGGCTGTACTCGGATAATTTCCGATTCGAGGATCGCGATAAAGCGGCGATGAAGGATTACATGGCCGAAGCGATGAAGGAACTCAACGCTGACGATGGCAAGGTTATCGTCGAATACGCCACCATTGACATCCAAGGGGACAAGGCACTCGTCATGCCGATTTCGCTGAGTGCGCGTCGGGGTTCGAACACAATCGGACTGGAGTTGTCCAAAGAGAGCGGACGTTGGCTAGTTGTCGGGATGCAGAACAAGTAACAGGCCCCTCAAAGAAAGACCGGCACAACAGACGCCATTACGTACTGTTGTGCCGGATCAAATCTACTATTCAGAACCGTGCTTCGAGCGTGCGACTACTTCAGCGTGACCCATTCGCCCGGTTTGCAGGCATCGCCGAGCTTCTTGCCCGCGGCGCTCGCTTTGAACGTGTCGAAGTCGCTGCCCTCGGGCGGCAACTGCACGATCTCGCCCGCACCTGCCCGCATGAGCCGCCGCTGCGCGTACACGCGCTCCACGACCGTCAGCGTGGCGCCCGCATCGCTGTTCGCGCGCGCAACTTCTCTATACAGCGCCTTGCGATCTTCGTTTTCAGCGGCAATCAGCTTCTGGGCCTCGTTCTTTTTGTCTGCATCCGATAGCGCCGCGCTCTCGCGCAAGGCAACGTAACCGCGATTGTCCTCGCCGGCCGCGCCCGATTTCTTCAAATCGTTCAACTGCGGCTGACGCTCGCGCATCTTGTCGGCCAGTTCCTTGATGCGCGGAGTGGACTCGTTCAGTTCCGCCGCGTACGCCGGAACGATCGGAAGCATCGCGTAGCGCAGACGCTCCATCCATCCCGGACGTTCCACGCTGCTCTTGGATTCGGGCGCAGGCAACTTGTCGGACTTGCCGTCGATGTAATCGAGCACGCCGTCGGCCTGCTGTTGAATGTGCCGGATATCGAGCACGATATGCGCGTCGATCTTGTGTTTCGTCGTAATCACGCATCCCAGTGCTATCAAAGACGTTGCGGTTAAAAGCGCGTACATTGCTCGTTTCATTGGGCCTTCCTCCTCAGCCGTGTATGAGACGACCCGAACCCAGGTTTTATTCGCATCACAATCCTTGCATCAGCTCACTGGTTCCATTGTAGCGGGTCTGTCGAGATCTTTTCGATGTCTTCCAGTTGCGCCTCCTGGCTCAGTTGGAGACCCTCGGCAATCGCTCCCAGGTCGACGCCCAGGTCAATGCTGAAATCCAGCATTTCGCTTTTCAACGCCACTGGCCCCATCAACCGTTGATTCTCGCCTGGCTGCCCCTCCAAACGCAGCGAAACCGCCGCTGAATCGAACTTCCGCATCGGCTCGTCGCCGATAGTCTTCTTGCGAATTCGCCGGTTCAGGAGCTTCAGCCCCGGTACCTCGCTCGTCAACGCCGACAGCAGCAACTGTTCGACGGACTCCCGGTTCAACGAGAAATCCTTGTCCGACGTCAGTTCGACGCGCATATCCGTCACCCCGGCCTTGGACCATTCCAGTTCTGCCTGGCCCTTTGCCAGCCCGGTCAACAGTACCACGGGGGGCTTGTATTCCTTCGTGAACGTGTCGAGATTGAGGTCGGTCACCTCCGCGTTGACCTTGCCCCGCCCTTCCGGGCCGAACAGGTCAACACGCGCTGTTATCGTAGCTGCGCCCTCATAGAGCCGTGCCTTTACCCCCTCCGCCGTAACCACACCATCCTCCAGCACAAACGCACCGTCGATATCGGTTAGCAGGCCGCCGCCCGCCGCGGCATTCGCGACCAGAAACTTGCCGTCTCCGTTCAGCTTGCCGTCATACCGAACCGACCCTTTCGCGCTGACACCCCCGAGCGCCGCCAGCGCCTTCGCCAGCACCAGCGACCGCGCAGACATGTCCCAATCCAATCCTGCGCGCGCACCATCCGCGCCATACGCCACGTGTCCCGACGCATTGCCGTTGCCGTCGCACGAATCCAGCAGACTCAGGTCCACCAGCGGACGCAAGTCTGTCGCGACTGCTATTGCGCTTTCTGCTGCCACCGGCGACAACGAGTTCAAGGCCACCGATTCGCTCGTGAGCGTGGTGCCTTCGCCCCACGTCGCGCGCAACGCGTCCATCGTCCCGCTGCCGCGCTTGACGTCGTAGCGCACATTGCCGTTCACCGTAATTGGGGTTCCGTAGGGAGAGGCAATCGCCCCATAGGCCAAGCCGTCGCCCTTGAGGGTGACTGCGGCGCTCACGATATCTCCCGCATACCGCAACGGCGCGTCGATCTCCAGTGCTCCCGCAAGCCCCGCGATACCCAGGTCCGGCGCGAGGTAGTCGAAATCGAATTTCCCGACAGCGTGGGCCTTGACCACCGTCGGCTGCGACGTGACCGAGAGTTCGCTCAGCGTGAGCGTGCCGTTGTCCGTCAATCGAACGTTTATCGTGCCTTCGCCGATTGTGCCGGTTTTCGTGTTCGCTGCCAGCGTTCCCTTTACCTCAAGCGGTTTGTCTCCCGGTATCAACAACGAGCCAACTTCCATCGGCGCAGCGGAAACATCCACACCGAGCGTAGCCTGTTCGCCACGCAAATCGACGGTTAGCGTCCCCTTCAATGACTCCGTATTCACCCCGGGCAGACTGGGCCAACCCATTGCCGCCAGAATGCGACTCGGATTCACGCTATCCAGCTTCACTTCACCTTTCGCGGCAAATTCTGACTCATCTCCTTGTGGCGCAGCCGCCCCCGGCTGCGATTCGCCGGGGACCGTCTCCACCCGCCCCTTTACTTCACACTGCGCCTTCCCCAAGCGCAGTTTCGCAGACCCATCCCACAACGGGCCGGCCGCAGCATCCACGAATCCCGACCCGGATGCCGTAACCGCGAGCTGGTTCTTCTCTCCCGCCGATGGCGCAAACGCCGGATCGATCGACAATTCCGCCGTGTAGCGCGGAAGCTCCCACGATGCTTCCAGTGTACCTTCTACCTGCTGAAGGCCCGGCACCTGCTCAAGCAAGGGCCGCATGGTTACAGGCATAGCCGCCCGAAAATCGTCGCGGCTCCATCCAATCATCGTCGCCGCCGCTTTGCCCTCGCCGATGTTCCCTTCCGCCATGACCTTCAGCCGCTGACCTCGGTTTAGCTTTACTTCTCCGTCCAACTGTTCCTTCGCGTAAGTCCCTGAAAGCGCCACGTCGCCTTCATACCACTCCGTTCCCGGTTCGCCGAGTCGAACGCCTATCGCCTTCGCCTGAACGGTTGAATCCAGCAGCGCGAACTGTGCGCTTCCAAAACTAGCGTTTGCCTTGGTACCAGAGAGGTCCGCCTGCTCGAATGTCAACGGCACCGGTGACAACAGCGCGAGCAACCCGCCTACCCGAGCTCCATTGATGCGGCACTCGTCAAGATTAACCTCAACGTGATTGGAGACGATCATGTTACCGCCGGTGGCGTAGCCCTTAACGTCTGCCACGTCCGGTATGCGGACCTGCACCTTCAGGCTCAACGGCAGCCCGTTGTCCAGTGCTACATCCACGAACCCGTTGCTGAACGATTGCCGTTCCTTTTCCGCACTCTCGACGTAACCCGCTACGCGATCCCCCTTCAGCCGAATCGACGGTGTGATAGATCCCTTTGTGTGCGCATCTAGCTGCAAGCCTTCCAGCCGCATCGACGCTTGCGGGGCATTCACCTCGACATCAATGTGCTCTATGTTCACACTCCCCGGGAGAAACTTCGTGTCCACATCGGTTTCTGTGCTCGGCTCTCCCGCCCCCCGCGTCAAGAACGCATAGTTCGCCGCCGCTGGATTGGAGCCGTCGAGATGAAGAGAAACACGGTAGATGGCAAGCGCGGTGAGTGGCTGTGAAAGCGATGCCGCATACTCAAGCCGTATGTCTTCCGCCTGTAACACGGGCGCATACGATTCCGCGGCCACCGACAACGACCGGATGTGCACGGCGGGAAGGAGGGAGAGTCCTTCTACGTCGACAGCCGCGCCAAGCGCGCGTCCGGCAATCGATTCCACGAGCCGCGTCTGCGGCCACCCCGTCGCCAGCAAGACCGCCACCGGAAACAGTATGCACGCGCCTTTCGCGGCGCGCCGCAACCATTTCCGCGCGCGCGGCGTCTCAGGGGCTGGTTGAGTTGCCGTCATGTAGCGCCTCTCAGCCCGGATATCTCACGAACGCACATGAATCCATTTCGCGACTCGCACGCTTACCAAACTTGACGCCAAGGATGAGGCAATTCTCCATAAACAAACGGCGTTTGCGAGAAATCCTCATGGCATAACCTCAACGTCGTGCACGTGAGCAATTTGCGCCAGCGCAAATCGCGGGTTAAGGTTTCGCGCTTGCGGTCTCTTCCAGAACTTCGACCTTGATTTGACCGATGACCGGTATCAATTGCGCCTGCTGAAACAGATCGCCTTCGGCCAGCTTGATGTGGGTTACGTCGGCCAACGGTTGGTCCCATGTCGGATCGACGTCGATCCACTTGCCAACCCACACCTTCGCCCACTGATGGAAATAGAACCCGGGTTGCGAACCGGGCATGTACAGCAATCCCGCGACTTCACGCGCAGGAAGGCCCGCCGCCCTTGCCAACGCAATGTAGAGAATGCTGTGCTCCGTGCAGTCGCCTTCCAGACTGTCCAACACCTCGCGCGCATTTGTCAGTCGCGCCGAAAACGTGCTCTTCACGTTCTTGTACACCCACGCGCACAGCTTCTGCGAAATCTTCACCGCGTCCTTTTCCGCCCCAACGATTTCCTTCGCCTTCGCCACGATCTTCGGATCGTCACTCTGTACAAACAGCGACGGCTGCATCCACTCCTTTACCGATTCATCCGTGATCGGGAGTTGCGCGGCCTGAAAACCGTCCAGCGATACCTTCTTCGCAAAGAACTCGAACGAGCCATCCTTCTGAATGAGCTTCTGCCGTTCGTCGTTAAACAGATGCGCGGGCTGCAGCGGCCCCGTCAGCCGCAAATGCAACGAATCGCGTCCACGCGGGTCATCCAGCGGTGTCGTCACCATTGCCGCATTCGACACAATCACGTCGTTGCTATACTTGACGTCTTGCGCGATTTCCTTCGGCTCCAGACGCATCGTCAACATGCCGGAAGTCGTGTCCTCCAGCGTCACGCCCTTTTCCGTTACATACGAAACCGATTCCATGTTCATCAGGTCGAGAATGCTCTTCACGCGAAAGACTTTCGTGGGCACGCCGTCAAATATCCGCTCCTCCTCGCCGACGATCTCGCTTGTCCCGTGAATTTCCCCGGGTTTCATCGGCTCGAACAACGTGTACGAGATGCGGTCTCCGATCTTTGCGCCCTCTTTCGCCAAATCCACCTGTTTCAGCGCGTCGCGCAACGACTCTTTCGGCTTCGGCAATCGCTTCTCCATCGCCTGCCCGCTCAACCGCGATGTCAGCACGATCTCTTCGCCCTGCACCACCGCCTCGAACTTCGACACTCCCTGGCTGTCTTCCACTTCCGAATCGATCCGAATCAGGCTGCCGTCCGGCGCGTACAAGCGCTTCGCGTACACGCGCATGTCCTGCTTGATGCCACCCATCGTCAACCGGAAATGCGAGTCCTCCGTCACGGCTACGTTGCCGTTTTCCAGCTTCTCGAGACCATTCATGGAATAGCCCGATTTCTGTCCGTTCAAGTACAACCCGTACCACGACTCGCCCGTAAGCTCGCTGACATCGATCGCTTGCGCGGCCAGCATACGGGGAAACACCGTAAGGAGGATCATGACGATTACTCGCTTCATTGGAATGGTCTCCTGAAAACACCTGTCCGCATTGTAGCCCATGCGCGCTATTCCGCAAGACATTGAGATTATGCCATGAGGATTTCTCGCGAACACACTTTGTTTGCAGCGATCAGCATCGTTAATCGCCGCAAATCTCGTGAATGCGCTGATGGCGAGTTAGCTTCGCGGGTGTTCGACTATGGCCGCACCTTCCTGGTGCGCCGCGCTGCGAATACTATCCCCGCAGCCACTACCAGGCCCAGACTGATCGCCTGCGACACGGTCATCCCGAACACGGACCGCGCGCTATCGCCACGTAGTATTTCGACGACAAAACGCACGACACCATACAAAAGCAGATACATCGTGAACACCGAGCCGTTCCACGGGCCCTTCCGCAGGCGCCGCAACAATACCGCAAACACCGCGACCAACCCTACCGTCATATAGAGTTGCGTCGGATGAACCGGCAGCGATGCTACCGCGTTCGCGTCAAGCAAGCCCGCCTCTCGCTGCGCTTCAACGGCGAAACCCGGCGACGGAAACGCCACCGCCCACGGCAACGACGACGGCTCTCCGAAACAACACCCGTTCAGGAAGCATCCGATCCGTGTAATCGCCTCGCCGAGCGCCAGAAACGGGCTCATCACGTCGAACGATGCCAACACGGGCGCGCGGTTCACTCGAAGGTGTGCCCACACCGCCGCGAGCCCACCGATGAGGCCACCGTAAAACACCAGCCCGCCGTCCCACACGTACAGTGCCCGGAGAATCCGCGACAGGCCCTCATATTGGATTACGTAGAAGATTCGCGCCCCAAGCAATGCGCCAAGCATCGCCCACACTCCGATCAACGGACTTAGCTCCACGCGGCCCGGACGCCGCGACTCGCGCGCCATGAGCAGCGAGCAAACCACAAAGGAAAGCCCGAGCATCGTGCGGTAGGCGAAGAAAGTCACGCCGAGTATCGAAAACAGTTCGGGTCGCATTAGGTTGCTGCCTGGGTTGTAGTGTGCCGGGATTATAGCGCGCTACGGATACGCCGGCCATACGTTCCGTGTGCGCCGGCGTCTTGTTACGCCGGTGCACACGGTGAGCTAGTCGATGTCGCCAAGCTTGTGAAGCGTTACGTGCATGCGAGGGGCTTCAGTCGCTACGCTTTCGCCGGATACGACACGCAACGTCCCGCTTCCGGGATCTTGTTTCAGCGTGACGGAGAGATCGCACTCCAAACCAGAGTCTTCACCTTGAAGTTCTCGCAATACGAGCAGGCAATGTTCCCAAGCAGCCGCTTGCTTCACCCCGCCAAACAGGCAGGCGGCCACAAAGGTGGGGGCCGATACGGCGGACACGCTCATCACTCGATCCATGGCAAGTTGATGTTCGAGCTTCTCCGCCAGTTCGCCGTCGAATACGCGCACGACCGTGCGCAGGTTTGGATTGAGCTTCTTTGCGAGTAACGCGATTCCGAGGTTGACCACGTCATCGTCGTGTACGGCGATAATGGCCGTGGCGTGTTCAATCGAAGCGTGGCGAAGAACCGCTTCCAGCCGCGCGTCGCCTTCAATAACCGGCACGCGCAGGCCGCGCAACGAGACGGAGGCATGCCCTCCCGGACATACGGCGACGACCTCCTTCTTCTCGTTGAGGATCTCCTGCACGATGCGCGAGGCGATGTTCCCGTTTCCCGCCAAGACAATGTGACCGTGCCGTCGAACGTGGTTGCCGGCGAGCAGTCCCTGGAAGCGTCGTGAGAGCAGCGCGTCCGTGATAATCCCGAAGAGCAGAGCGAGCATCGCGGCGCCGCTCACCATCAGAAAGCACCCGACGAGTTTTGCGTAGACCGGAGCCTGAAGGAAGCTGACGTCGCCATAGCCGGTGGTGGTGATTGTTGTCACGATGAAGTACAGCGAATCGAGATAGGACAGGTGCATGGAACTGCGCACTGTTGCGATGCCAATGAGTATGACCAGAGTCAGGCCGCACATCAGAACGTGCACGGCGGGAGGTATTTGGCGTAATGCAGCAAACGCAACGGCCGCGAGATCGGTAATCTCCACGGAAGACCAATGCCGGCGGGGTCTGGAGCTTGCCGCTTGCCGTATCGATAGAGTCTGTTCACGTTTCGCGTTTTCGCGAGGAGCCCCGGCGTATGCGATGCGGCCTTCAACGTTGTGGAAGAGATGCGTTGCTTCGCTGTCCGCTTGGGCGGATTCCTCTTCTTCACAGACACCGCCGGTCACAACATAGCTGTGCTCACCGAAATCGAAGCAGCACAGAGCTTCGTCGCCCAGCGCGGCCGCCACGAACACCGGAGCCGCAAGCGCCGTCGCGCTTAACACGCGCACGGACGGCAATTGCTCGTTGAGATAACGGCCCAACTCCTGATCGAACATGCGTACCGTCAGCGCAAGCGATGCATTCAACCGCAGTCCATCCAGGGCGACAGAGAGATTGACCATGTCTTGGTCGGTGACGGCGATCAAGCCTTTTGCCTGCCCGACGCACGCCTGCCGCAAGAGCACCTCGCTGCGCGCGTCCCCTTCGAGGCACACGGCTCCCACTCGCGTCGCTTGCTGAACCCAAGAAACGGGGGCCTTGTCGTAAATCACCGCGACAGGCAACTGCAATCGCCGCAACAAAAGTACAATCCGAAATCCAACGTGGCCCATGCCACAAACGATGAAGTGATTCGTTAATTGCTCGCTCATGGATTACCCGCCACCGCATCCACCACAGCCGCCCCCTCCACAACCACCGCCTCCGCTACAACCACTTCCCCCGCTGCAACCGCTCCCGCCGCTACATCCCGAAGAGCCCAGAAAACTAGAACCGGAGTCGGAAGATGACTGATGAAACAGATCGCGGATGTACGGATAGTGTTTGTGCGGCAGGGCATCCAAGCCGTACACGGCTGCCACCATCGTTGTGTCAAACGTCTCGCCAGATGGGCGCGAGCGTCTGGCGCGATTCTTCAGTCCATTGAATTTCGATTGCAGCGCGCGCATTTCCAGGTTCCCGAGATATGTTCTTCTTCGCATAAGTCCGTATAGGACCGTTCCTGAGAACACACACGTCAGAATGATTAGGAACTCGATGTTGTAGCGTCCGCGCGACAACGCCACGGAAATCTTGATAAGCGAGAAGGCCAACAAGATGGAGATAGCGACAACGAAAGGAAACATTCGCTTTCGCAGGACCGCAGGCGACTTCATATATCCAGCGGTCTGAAGCGGCGCTCGAAACTCCTCGCAAAACGGCGTTATGATCAAGGGGGCGCTTTGCAGCAGAACGTTGGCGCGTACCGGTGTCTGGCATAGGCGAAGGATCGCTTGTTCAATCGGGCGTCGAACCGATTTGAGCGCTTTAAGATCGCTGATAGAGACCTTATCGCGTGAGTCTTGCTTTACAAGCCCCCGCTCAATCAACGACACAAGCAGAACGCGCACCACCTCGTTGACGCCCCCGCGCAAATATGCAATCGCGTACGGGTCCTCCACCTTGTAGAGCTTACCCCCGGATTCGCTCCAACGCAGACTCTGTAGGTAGATGGCCGTTGTCGCAACGCCGAGGACTCCATAGAACACTAGATATTGCGGGCCCGGCAAATCGAATGGATTGATCATTGCTTGGCCTCCTTCACTGGAGCGAGTCCACGGTGGACTGCATCGTCATGACCAATTCGATAAGGGCAAAGGCGGTATCTCCCGCTGCACCGGGATCCAACAATGCCTGCGACCGTGCTTCTGTTATGGCCGCCAATGCAGACTGGAATGCAGGATTGCCTGTTTCCTTAACAATCGTTTCCAGGGCCGCTTTGGGACTTTCCGCCGCCCTTCCTTGAAGCCGGCGCAGCGTTGCCGCACATGCGCGCAACGGGCCGCTCATTTCTGCGATGGCCCGCGCGAGTTCTTCTTCGCGCAAGCTCAGAGAGGCATATCGCTCGCGCAAACGAAGCCGGAGATTCAGGAGTACTTGGCGAAGCCGGGCCAGCGCCGCGGCCCGCGACACTTCCACGCGGATAAAAGGGTCGTCTCCGTATAAGACGCGGTGCCGCGCGCGGATATCATCAAACTTGACGCTAAACGCACCGGAAGCTTCGTCGAGTTCATGTTCAAGCAGGAACATAGCAGACAGTCGGACGGCGGCGCGCGAAAAGCGGAGCGGCTCGCGGATTTGGTCTGCTTGCGCGCGGTCGAATGCGCGCAAGACTAACATGACGTTCACATCGGACGTTGCGCGCAGGCGGCCTTCCGCGGCAGACCCATACAGGATGATGGAAAGCAGATTCTCGTGAAAGGCCGCCTTCGACGCATCGACAAAGCGCGTCAATTCTTCCGACACTTCTTTTGGGAGTCCCTCGATCTGATTCATGCTCGTTTCCCCCGTTGTTCGCTACTCTCTACCGGCAGACACTGCCATCTTGTCCTGCGCAGGTACACGGTCAGGAGTCACGTCGCGAAGCCAACAACCCGGATCCCCGACAAACGGCGTGCCGTAGGTTGCGTAAGACAAACAGCGCAGCCCTCCGCGGCATGTTCGCGAGTAGAAACACCGCTCGCATCCCTCGGGGATCACATCGTTATCGCGAAGACGTTGAAATGTATCGTTGCCCCAATAAATATCGCTGAGTGGTGTTTCAATGACGTTACCCACGACGATGGGCATTCTTCGGCATGGGCACACGTCTCCATTGGCAAGCACGGTGACGAGTCCGCTTCCGGCAGTGCATCGGTAAGGCAGGCCACCCGCTTCCAGAAACTGCAGGGCCCTGTGCATGGCGATTTCAGTCGTGCCTCGTTTCGCGTGGATGGATGTAGACTCGCGATGCATGGATTGCAGTAGTTGCTGCGTTTCCTCCGGCCCCGGCGATTCACCGGATGCGCCACGCCCCAGTGGAATGCACCGGTCCGCCCACACACGGCGGACTCCAAGGCTTGCTCCCAATCGCGCCACGTCGGCAAATTCGCTGTAGTTCTCGCGCGTGGCCGTGAACGACAGCATGACGGGAACCCCGTGGCGCGTCAGATGCCGAATGCCGGAGACAGCCCGTGCATGCGCGCCCTCGCCCCGAATTTGGTCGTGGGTAGCTTCGCTGCCGTCGATGCTCACTTGAACGTAGGACAACCGCAGCTTTGCCAGCCTGCATGCAAGCGTGTCGTCGATGAAGAGACCGTTGCACAAGACGGCAAGGGAACACAGGGTGGGCTCCGCTGCGATCGTTTCAAGAAGCTGCATTGCATCCGCGCGAACGAAGGGTTCGCCACCCGTAACGGAGACGTGAAAGCGCGTCGGTTTTCCCGCGCGCCGATCCATGACCTGTGCGCGCAACTCCCGGAATTGATCCCAAATGCGCATCAGCGAAGCCCAATCGAGTTCGCACATCGGGTTTTTCGCTTGATAACAGTGCGTGCATTGGAGGTTGCATCGCTCCGTGATGTGCCATTGAAGCAGAAGAAGAGAGGGAGAAAAGTCCGTGGCGGCGCACTCAATCGCGGGCGCTGTCAGATGAGCTGTATCTGGCATTGGCATATCACGAGAAACCTCGCGTGCGTTCTACTGCCGTTGCGGATCGATACCTTCAATGCACGGGACGAAAGAAGCCCCCAACTTGAAACCCCGTGCCATACCTCTACGAGCATAGCGTATGAACGGAACGATTCGCGAACGACCTGCGCAGATTAGAAAGAGGCCTACTCGCATTAAGCCTTGGCGCATTCCTCTCTACTTCGCGCGTGAGCGGCGGCGCGGAAAGCCTGCGCGCTCGGCAGATTCGGCGGAGTCGCGTAGGCGTTTCCTTAAAGCTTCTTTGACGGGCATGTGCGCAACCTCACTGCTCGCCT
Encoded here:
- a CDS encoding NAD-binding protein, which encodes MSEQLTNHFIVCGMGHVGFRIVLLLRRLQLPVAVIYDKAPVSWVQQATRVGAVCLEGDARSEVLLRQACVGQAKGLIAVTDQDMVNLSVALDGLRLNASLALTVRMFDQELGRYLNEQLPSVRVLSATALAAPVFVAAALGDEALCCFDFGEHSYVVTGGVCEEEESAQADSEATHLFHNVEGRIAYAGAPRENAKREQTLSIRQAASSRPRRHWSSVEITDLAAVAFAALRQIPPAVHVLMCGLTLVILIGIATVRSSMHLSYLDSLYFIVTTITTTGYGDVSFLQAPVYAKLVGCFLMVSGAAMLALLFGIITDALLSRRFQGLLAGNHVRRHGHIVLAGNGNIASRIVQEILNEKKEVVAVCPGGHASVSLRGLRVPVIEGDARLEAVLRHASIEHATAIIAVHDDDVVNLGIALLAKKLNPNLRTVVRVFDGELAEKLEHQLAMDRVMSVSAVSAPTFVAACLFGGVKQAAAWEHCLLVLRELQGEDSGLECDLSVTLKQDPGSGTLRVVSGESVATEAPRMHVTLHKLGDID
- a CDS encoding radical SAM protein, translating into MPDTAHLTAPAIECAATDFSPSLLLLQWHITERCNLQCTHCYQAKNPMCELDWASLMRIWDQFRELRAQVMDRRAGKPTRFHVSVTGGEPFVRADAMQLLETIAAEPTLCSLAVLCNGLFIDDTLACRLAKLRLSYVQVSIDGSEATHDQIRGEGAHARAVSGIRHLTRHGVPVMLSFTATRENYSEFADVARLGASLGVRRVWADRCIPLGRGASGESPGPEETQQLLQSMHRESTSIHAKRGTTEIAMHRALQFLEAGGLPYRCTAGSGLVTVLANGDVCPCRRMPIVVGNVIETPLSDIYWGNDTFQRLRDNDVIPEGCERCFYSRTCRGGLRCLSYATYGTPFVGDPGCWLRDVTPDRVPAQDKMAVSAGRE
- a CDS encoding TIGR04222 domain-containing membrane protein, with translation MINPFDLPGPQYLVFYGVLGVATTAIYLQSLRWSESGGKLYKVEDPYAIAYLRGGVNEVVRVLLVSLIERGLVKQDSRDKVSISDLKALKSVRRPIEQAILRLCQTPVRANVLLQSAPLIITPFCEEFRAPLQTAGYMKSPAVLRKRMFPFVVAISILLAFSLIKISVALSRGRYNIEFLIILTCVFSGTVLYGLMRRRTYLGNLEMRALQSKFNGLKNRARRSRPSGETFDTTMVAAVYGLDALPHKHYPYIRDLFHQSSSDSGSSFLGSSGCSGGSGCSGGSGCSGGGGCGGGGCGGCGGG
- a CDS encoding transglutaminase-like domain-containing protein → MKRVIVMILLTVFPRMLAAQAIDVSELTGESWYGLYLNGQKSGYSMNGLEKLENGNVAVTEDSHFRLTMGGIKQDMRVYAKRLYAPDGSLIRIDSEVEDSQGVSKFEAVVQGEEIVLTSRLSGQAMEKRLPKPKESLRDALKQVDLAKEGAKIGDRISYTLFEPMKPGEIHGTSEIVGEEERIFDGVPTKVFRVKSILDLMNMESVSYVTEKGVTLEDTTSGMLTMRLEPKEIAQDVKYSNDVIVSNAAMVTTPLDDPRGRDSLHLRLTGPLQPAHLFNDERQKLIQKDGSFEFFAKKVSLDGFQAAQLPITDESVKEWMQPSLFVQSDDPKIVAKAKEIVGAEKDAVKISQKLCAWVYKNVKSTFSARLTNAREVLDSLEGDCTEHSILYIALARAAGLPAREVAGLLYMPGSQPGFYFHQWAKVWVGKWIDVDPTWDQPLADVTHIKLAEGDLFQQAQLIPVIGQIKVEVLEETASAKP
- a CDS encoding nucleotidyltransferase domain-containing protein, giving the protein MNQIEGLPKEVSEELTRFVDASKAAFHENLLSIILYGSAAEGRLRATSDVNVMLVLRAFDRAQADQIREPLRFSRAAVRLSAMFLLEHELDEASGAFSVKFDDIRARHRVLYGDDPFIRVEVSRAAALARLRQVLLNLRLRLRERYASLSLREEELARAIAEMSGPLRACAATLRRLQGRAAESPKAALETIVKETGNPAFQSALAAITEARSQALLDPGAAGDTAFALIELVMTMQSTVDSLQ
- the lgt gene encoding prolipoprotein diacylglyceryl transferase translates to MRPELFSILGVTFFAYRTMLGLSFVVCSLLMARESRRPGRVELSPLIGVWAMLGALLGARIFYVIQYEGLSRILRALYVWDGGLVFYGGLIGGLAAVWAHLRVNRAPVLASFDVMSPFLALGEAITRIGCFLNGCCFGEPSSLPWAVAFPSPGFAVEAQREAGLLDANAVASLPVHPTQLYMTVGLVAVFAVLLRRLRKGPWNGSVFTMYLLLYGVVRFVVEILRGDSARSVFGMTVSQAISLGLVVAAGIVFAARRTRKVRP
- a CDS encoding YdbL family protein, with the protein product MKRAMYALLTATSLIALGCVITTKHKIDAHIVLDIRHIQQQADGVLDYIDGKSDKLPAPESKSSVERPGWMERLRYAMLPIVPAYAAELNESTPRIKELADKMRERQPQLNDLKKSGAAGEDNRGYVALRESAALSDADKKNEAQKLIAAENEDRKALYREVARANSDAGATLTVVERVYAQRRLMRAGAGEIVQLPPEGSDFDTFKASAAGKKLGDACKPGEWVTLK